One genomic window of Carassius gibelio isolate Cgi1373 ecotype wild population from Czech Republic chromosome A10, carGib1.2-hapl.c, whole genome shotgun sequence includes the following:
- the LOC128021025 gene encoding palmitoyltransferase ZDHHC20-A isoform X1, whose product MAPSHVLKCCQRGLAWIPVIFINAIVCWSYYAYVVELCIYTISKTEEQVIYLLVFHVFFFMFIWSYWKTIISKPVGPSKEFCLPKVDKELYEKEENAEAQQEILKRVARNLPIYTRTGSGAIRYCDCCQLIKPDRCHHCSTCDRCVLKMDHHCPWVNNCVGFSNYKFFVLFLVYSMLYCVYTAATVLQYFIKFWTLCRRRAIEHCPENHLPDTHAKFHVLFLFFVAAMFFISVLSLFSYHLWLVGKNRTTIEAFRAPVFRNGPDKNGFTLGFRKNVTQVFGDQKKFWFLPIYSSLGDGYTFPTRLVNKDSEQGNVEHQAIKCTVDGQTNPRPLSESQNHLLTNDIHSEKQKDQSPTNIEVCQPVSITMVNES is encoded by the exons ATGGCGCCCTCTCATGTGTTAAAGTGCTGTCAGCGGGGCTTAGCCTGGATACCTGTGATTTTTATCAACGCGATCGTGTGCTGGTCCTACTACGCGTACGTGGTGGAGCTCTGTATAT ACACAATCTCCAAAACAGAGGAGCAAG TTATTTATCTGTTAGTGTTTCACGTCTTTTTCTTCATGTTCATATGGTCCTACTGGAAGACCATCATTTCCAAGCCTGTCGGCCCCTCGAAAGAG TTCTGTCTCCCTAAAGTGGACAAAGAGCTCTACGAGAAAGAGGAGAATGCAGAGGCCCAGCAGGAAATCCTGAAGAGAGTGGCCAGAAATTTACCCATATATACACGCACAGGATCTGGGG CTATCCGGTACTGTGACTGCTGTCAGTTGATCAAACCGGACCGATGTCATCACTGCTCGACCTGTGACAG ATGCGTGCTGAAAATGGATCACCACTGTCCATG gGTTAATAACTGTGTTGGATTCTCCAACTATAAATTCTTTGTGCTGTTCCTGGTGTACTCTATGCTGTACTGCGTCTACACTGCTGCCACTGTTTTGCAGTATTTTATCAAGTTCTGGACA CTTTGCAGACGGAGGGCTATAGAGCATTGCCCGGAG AATCACCTGCCAGACACTCATGCAAAGTTCCACGTGCTGTTCCTGTTCTTCGTGGCAGCCATGTTCTTCATCAGTGTCCTGTCACTCTTCAGCTACCACCTGTGGCTCGTGGGAAAAAACAGAACCACTATAG AGGCGTTCAGGGCACCAGTGTTCAGAAATGGCCCAGATAAAAATGGCTTCACTCTGGGATTCCGCAAGAATGTCACCCAGGTGTTCGGAGACCAGAAGAAATTTTGGTTCTTGCCCATTTACAGCAG tttGGGAGATGGCTACACGTTCCCTACCCGCCTAGTCAACAAAGACTCAGAGCAAGGCAATGTTGAACACCAGGCCATTAAATG CACTGTTGATGGACAGACAAACCCCAGACCTCTGAGTGAGTCACAGAACCATCTCCTAACCAATGATATTCACTCTGAGAAGCAGAAAGACCAAAGCCCGACCAACATCG AGGTGTGTCAGCCTGTTTCAATTACTATGGTGAATGAGTCCTAA
- the LOC128021025 gene encoding palmitoyltransferase ZDHHC20-A isoform X3 — MAPSHVLKCCQRGLAWIPVIFINAIVCWSYYAYVVELCIYTISKTEEQVIYLLVFHVFFFMFIWSYWKTIISKPVGPSKEFCLPKVDKELYEKEENAEAQQEILKRVARNLPIYTRTGSGAIRYCDCCQLIKPDRCHHCSTCDRCVLKMDHHCPWVNNCVGFSNYKFFVLFLVYSMLYCVYTAATVLQYFIKFWTNHLPDTHAKFHVLFLFFVAAMFFISVLSLFSYHLWLVGKNRTTIEAFRAPVFRNGPDKNGFTLGFRKNVTQVFGDQKKFWFLPIYSSLGDGYTFPTRLVNKDSEQGNVEHQAIKCTVDGQTNPRPLSESQNHLLTNDIHSEKQKDQSPTNIEVCQPVSITMVNES; from the exons ATGGCGCCCTCTCATGTGTTAAAGTGCTGTCAGCGGGGCTTAGCCTGGATACCTGTGATTTTTATCAACGCGATCGTGTGCTGGTCCTACTACGCGTACGTGGTGGAGCTCTGTATAT ACACAATCTCCAAAACAGAGGAGCAAG TTATTTATCTGTTAGTGTTTCACGTCTTTTTCTTCATGTTCATATGGTCCTACTGGAAGACCATCATTTCCAAGCCTGTCGGCCCCTCGAAAGAG TTCTGTCTCCCTAAAGTGGACAAAGAGCTCTACGAGAAAGAGGAGAATGCAGAGGCCCAGCAGGAAATCCTGAAGAGAGTGGCCAGAAATTTACCCATATATACACGCACAGGATCTGGGG CTATCCGGTACTGTGACTGCTGTCAGTTGATCAAACCGGACCGATGTCATCACTGCTCGACCTGTGACAG ATGCGTGCTGAAAATGGATCACCACTGTCCATG gGTTAATAACTGTGTTGGATTCTCCAACTATAAATTCTTTGTGCTGTTCCTGGTGTACTCTATGCTGTACTGCGTCTACACTGCTGCCACTGTTTTGCAGTATTTTATCAAGTTCTGGACA AATCACCTGCCAGACACTCATGCAAAGTTCCACGTGCTGTTCCTGTTCTTCGTGGCAGCCATGTTCTTCATCAGTGTCCTGTCACTCTTCAGCTACCACCTGTGGCTCGTGGGAAAAAACAGAACCACTATAG AGGCGTTCAGGGCACCAGTGTTCAGAAATGGCCCAGATAAAAATGGCTTCACTCTGGGATTCCGCAAGAATGTCACCCAGGTGTTCGGAGACCAGAAGAAATTTTGGTTCTTGCCCATTTACAGCAG tttGGGAGATGGCTACACGTTCCCTACCCGCCTAGTCAACAAAGACTCAGAGCAAGGCAATGTTGAACACCAGGCCATTAAATG CACTGTTGATGGACAGACAAACCCCAGACCTCTGAGTGAGTCACAGAACCATCTCCTAACCAATGATATTCACTCTGAGAAGCAGAAAGACCAAAGCCCGACCAACATCG AGGTGTGTCAGCCTGTTTCAATTACTATGGTGAATGAGTCCTAA
- the LOC128021025 gene encoding palmitoyltransferase ZDHHC20-A isoform X2, with product MAPSHVLKCCQRGLAWIPVIFINAIVCWSYYAYVVELCIYTISKTEEQVIYLLVFHVFFFMFIWSYWKTIISKPVGPSKEFCLPKVDKELYEKEENAEAQQEILKRVARNLPIYTRTGSGVSPLFSSAIRYCDCCQLIKPDRCHHCSTCDRCVLKMDHHCPWVNNCVGFSNYKFFVLFLVYSMLYCVYTAATVLQYFIKFWTNHLPDTHAKFHVLFLFFVAAMFFISVLSLFSYHLWLVGKNRTTIEAFRAPVFRNGPDKNGFTLGFRKNVTQVFGDQKKFWFLPIYSSLGDGYTFPTRLVNKDSEQGNVEHQAIKCTVDGQTNPRPLSESQNHLLTNDIHSEKQKDQSPTNIEVCQPVSITMVNES from the exons ATGGCGCCCTCTCATGTGTTAAAGTGCTGTCAGCGGGGCTTAGCCTGGATACCTGTGATTTTTATCAACGCGATCGTGTGCTGGTCCTACTACGCGTACGTGGTGGAGCTCTGTATAT ACACAATCTCCAAAACAGAGGAGCAAG TTATTTATCTGTTAGTGTTTCACGTCTTTTTCTTCATGTTCATATGGTCCTACTGGAAGACCATCATTTCCAAGCCTGTCGGCCCCTCGAAAGAG TTCTGTCTCCCTAAAGTGGACAAAGAGCTCTACGAGAAAGAGGAGAATGCAGAGGCCCAGCAGGAAATCCTGAAGAGAGTGGCCAGAAATTTACCCATATATACACGCACAGGATCTGGGG TGAGTCCTCTGTTCTCCTCAGCTATCCGGTACTGTGACTGCTGTCAGTTGATCAAACCGGACCGATGTCATCACTGCTCGACCTGTGACAG ATGCGTGCTGAAAATGGATCACCACTGTCCATG gGTTAATAACTGTGTTGGATTCTCCAACTATAAATTCTTTGTGCTGTTCCTGGTGTACTCTATGCTGTACTGCGTCTACACTGCTGCCACTGTTTTGCAGTATTTTATCAAGTTCTGGACA AATCACCTGCCAGACACTCATGCAAAGTTCCACGTGCTGTTCCTGTTCTTCGTGGCAGCCATGTTCTTCATCAGTGTCCTGTCACTCTTCAGCTACCACCTGTGGCTCGTGGGAAAAAACAGAACCACTATAG AGGCGTTCAGGGCACCAGTGTTCAGAAATGGCCCAGATAAAAATGGCTTCACTCTGGGATTCCGCAAGAATGTCACCCAGGTGTTCGGAGACCAGAAGAAATTTTGGTTCTTGCCCATTTACAGCAG tttGGGAGATGGCTACACGTTCCCTACCCGCCTAGTCAACAAAGACTCAGAGCAAGGCAATGTTGAACACCAGGCCATTAAATG CACTGTTGATGGACAGACAAACCCCAGACCTCTGAGTGAGTCACAGAACCATCTCCTAACCAATGATATTCACTCTGAGAAGCAGAAAGACCAAAGCCCGACCAACATCG AGGTGTGTCAGCCTGTTTCAATTACTATGGTGAATGAGTCCTAA
- the LOC128021022 gene encoding uncharacterized protein LOC128021022 gives MDAQSESCGPPPCDPQPPGKIRKAFKLFGKRKPGSSVASIFSIRGKGDGGPKSPPSKSKTLDGLNEPTAPEAEAEQVDLDQGDESQQDDAPMEEFTDGNMNSETTPTRHSITSLTSAKSLSFLNMLRKGRQGLMGDRQTQTESQRPGRQRKGLKGLFGTVHWRGREKEDEEQGEPGPPLLASRSNSVEIIKESLTLTPGPPPRSVEEAEENPQLPTPQEGPASSVDSAKVSGSTKPPANERLSTLLGDISSILSFDSLTACGDIVADVEAEWVKASSRMEEAPSTFKVDSSEKTSSSTTSTRSKPSPSPTLSPSTSFKPSPTLATKPTPSPTTSKPIPSPLKKPAVSSTSSPVTKMSPSMLADPIIPTPTSSPLTKPTPTQSAMPITQLTPTPIPIPQATETATTTPIIQPTPPATFFYNTQPTPSPKSSPTTTSTTSPAKATMSPKSSPEIKLDTISSSTTAPLTKHIPSSTPIPPSISAPTSETSPSPTISSTPELAAVTKAEPAPTPVTKPSQAPTPSTKPTPCITHESKQTVSTSAAKYTPYPPPFGKPTPAPAPTPRPKLVTTFGLSTSRNTAPIAKLEIKQPMGQTSKSSTQTGTTSVRKASISELNVPIAKSPSAVGPILTSSSATTKSPTVPSAPQVPVLKSPPGISPSFLSFKIADDDARIDLREDLVRQEEIDNRVATQSISKAVKRGLAVKPTTLSKIPVSGGGRPPKLHHRDSQPNGDEEHSNLTTPVHEEESPFALSRESSSKEALSDVSTESGAITPTLSHSQEDILDGKLGLQTSSRPVAGATSLTRESRIPIKHGSTATYHSVQGRAEATRSKIPVSKMPVRRTSNKPAPTATAAVARK, from the coding sequence ATGGATGCACAGTCTGAGAGCTGTGGACCACCACCATGTGACCCTCAGCCTCCAGGTAAAATCAGAAAAGCCTTCAAACTATTCGGCAAGCGGAAGCCTGGGAGCAGCGTCGCTAGCATCTTCTCCATACGTGGGAAAGGAGATGGAGGCCCTAAATCACCGCCGTCAAAGAGCAAAACCCTGGATGGATTAAATGAACCTACTGCCCCAGAAGCAGAGGCGGAGCAGGTGGATCTTGACCAGGGGGATGAGAGTCAACAGGACGATGCTCCAATGGAGGAGTTCACAGATGGGAACATGAATTCAGAAACTACTCCTACGCGGCACTCAATCACTTCCCTCACCTCTGCTAAGTCTCTGAGCTTCCTCAATATGCTTCGCAAAGGTAGGCAGGGACTAATGGGAGATCGGCAGACTCAGACCGAGTCTCAGAGGCCCGGGCGGCAACGGAAGGGTCTGAAGGGATTGTTTGGAACAGTGCACTGGCGTGGTAGAGAGAAAGAGGATGAGGAGCAGGGTGAACCAGGCCCTCCCCTTCTTGCTTCCCGCTCCAACAGCGTTGAGATTATAAAGGAGAGTCTCACACTGACACCCGGACCTCCACCTCGCTCTGTGGAGGAGGCAGAGGAAAACCCTCAGCTTCCTACACCACAAGAGGGCCCTGCATCATCTGTGGACTCTGCAAAGGTGAGCGGGTCAACCAAACCTCCTGCAAATGAACGCTTGAGCACACTGCTTGGAGATATCTCGTCAATTTTAAGCTTTGATTCACTAACGGCATGTGGAGATATTGTAGCAGATGTCGAGGCAGAATGGGTTAAAGCTAGCAGTCGAATGGAGGAAGCACCTAGCACATTCAAAGTGGATAGTTCTGAGAAGACTTCATCTTCTACGACTTCTACCAGATCAAAGCCCAGTCCTTCTCCAACTCTAAGCCCATCCACCTCGTTCAAACCTTCCCCTACTTTAGCAACCAAACCCACCCCTTCACCTACCACCTCCAAACCTATTCCCAGCCCTTTGAAAAAACCTGCAGTTTCCTCAACATCCTCTCCAGTGACCAAAATGTCACCATCTATGCTTGCTGACCCTATTATCCCTACTCCAACATCCAGCCCTCTCACCAAGCCCACCCCTACACAATCAGCTATGCCCATAACCCAGCTTACCCCAACACCTATCCCAATTCCTCAAGCCACGGAAACTGCAACAACTACTCCAATTATCCAACCTACCCCACCCGCTACATTTTTCTACAATACACAGCCTACCCCAAGCCCTAAATCAAGCCCCACAACCACATCTACAACTTCCCCAGCTAAAGCTACAATGTCCCCTAAATCTAGCCCTGAAATCAAACTAGACACAATATCTAGCTCCACAACTGCCCCACTGACCAAACATATTCCATCCTCTACACCCATTCCTCCGTCCATCTCAGCCCCTACTTCTGAAACATCCCCCTCACCCACAATTAGTTCTACCCCTGAACTAGCTGCTGTTACTAAAGCTGAACCTGCCCCAACCCCTGTAACTAAACCTTCCCAAGCCCCAACCCCTTCAACAAAACCCACTCCGTGCATTACCCATGAATCCAAACAAACTGTGTCTACCTCTGCAGCCAAATACACCCCTTATCCACCACCTTTTGGTAAACCTACCCCTGCCCCTGCACCAACACCAAGACCAAAACTTGTAACAACATTTGGATTATCGACAAGCCGAAACACTGCTCCTATTGCCAAGCTTGAGATAAAACAACCCATGGGACAAACTTCAAAATCTAGCACCCAAACTGGCACAACATCTGTAAGGAAAGCCTCTATCTCTGAATTGAATGTTCCTATTGCTAAATCTCCATCTGCTGTTGGTCCTATTCTTACATCTTCCTCTGCCACCACAAAATCACCCACAGTTCCCTCTGCACCACAAGTTCCTGTCCTAAAGTCTCCTCCTGGTATTTCTCCATCATTCCTTTCTTTTAAAATCGCAGATGATGATGCCAGGATAGATTTAAGGGAGGACCTGGTAAGACAAGAAGAAATTGACAACAGAGTGGCTACTCAAAGCATCAGCAAGGCAGTGAAAAGGGGCCTTGCAGTGAAGCCTACAACTCTGAGTAAGATTCCTGTGAGTGGTGGAGGCAGACCTCCAAAGCTGCATCATCGAGATTCCCAGCCCAATGGAGATGAGGAGCACTCAAATTTAACAACACCGGTACATGAAGAGGAGAGCCCATTCGCTCTCTCACGGGAAAGCAGCAGCAAGGAGGCCCTCAGTGATGTCTCCACAGAATCGGGGGCTATCACCCCAACGCTCTCCCACAGCCAAGAGGACATTCTTGATGGAAAACTTGGTCTCCAGACATCATCACGTCCTGTAGCTGGTGCCACAAGCTTAACCCGGGAATCCAGGATCCCAATTAAACACGGATCTACTGCAACCTACCATTCTGTACAGGGCAGGGCAGAAGCCACACGTTCTAAGATACCTGTGTCCAAAATGCCTGTTCGTCGGACCAGCAATAAGCCTGCACCAACAGCTACAGCTGCTGTCGCCcgaaaataa